A single window of Oceanococcus atlanticus DNA harbors:
- a CDS encoding OmpA family protein: MNWKILGVGALSLSLVACATDDPNRRAKTGAAVGALIGAVAGHQVDGDKGRYIGAVVGAIAGGAVGNYMDKQQAELERELAAEAARQELRITRLSGDALKIGVASDASFGVDRSDLTATAQATFGKIAEVLKDYDKTVIHVVGHTDSTGSDSHNQGLSERRANSVQSYITQNGVLYDRVRTEGRGEREPIASNETSAGRAQNRRVDIVIKAVVEGQEQQAYAPPPYLGS; this comes from the coding sequence ATGAACTGGAAAATTCTCGGTGTCGGTGCGTTGAGTTTGAGCCTGGTGGCGTGCGCAACCGATGACCCCAATCGACGGGCGAAGACCGGGGCTGCGGTCGGGGCCCTGATCGGCGCCGTTGCCGGTCATCAGGTCGACGGTGACAAAGGCCGTTACATCGGCGCCGTGGTTGGTGCGATTGCCGGCGGTGCCGTTGGCAACTACATGGACAAGCAACAGGCTGAGCTGGAGCGCGAACTGGCTGCAGAGGCTGCGCGCCAGGAGTTGCGTATCACCCGCCTGTCGGGCGATGCGTTGAAGATCGGCGTGGCGTCGGATGCCAGTTTCGGGGTTGATCGTTCAGATCTGACCGCAACCGCCCAGGCCACCTTTGGCAAGATTGCCGAAGTGCTCAAGGACTACGACAAAACCGTGATCCACGTTGTCGGCCATACCGATTCCACTGGCAGCGACAGCCACAACCAGGGGCTGTCGGAGCGCCGTGCGAATTCGGTGCAAAGCTATATCACCCAGAACGGGGTGCTGTATGACCGTGTGCGTACCGAAGGGCGTGGTGAACGTGAGCCGATCGCGAGCAACGAAACCAGCGCCGGCCGAGCACAGAACCGTCGGGTCGACATCGTGATCAAGGCCGTGGTTGAAGGTCAGGAGCAGCAGGCCTATGCGCCGCCGCCGTACCTGGGTAGCTGA
- the rnr gene encoding ribonuclease R, which yields MSTTVKMTYERVFQQLRQAGQPMSFRALCAALEITEKSDKRQLTGVLEALANEGRVLVNRHGDYGVVEQMDLLRGVVLGHRDGYGFLKTERPGPDWFLPPRQMARVFPGDRVLARPGGHDRRGREKASIVEVLERNTEALAGRLKIDAGISYLVPENPQISQQVLIPPDQRNGANNGDIVQVRITRQPERDAQPLATVERVLGDELDVATRIDVAITDFGLPREFPAAVLREVENLPRPSLDKHGRDMREIPFVTIDGADAKDFDDAVFARRTPKGWRLWVAIADVSRYVRPGTALDREAQARATSVYFPGRVIPMLPPVLSDDLCSLRPDEDRYALIAELVISAEGQLRSSRFYPGLIRSRARLIYDDVAAELDAPDSRHPHINTLRTLSSLFEALHAARQVRGALDFEGREVFFDIGDDGHLRAIRPVTRNRAHRLIEECMIMANVAAARFLRNRKLQALNRVHPPPPADALDDFRKFLAEWGLKLGGRNKPRPKHYQAVLDSVAGKPEAVLVQGALLRTLSQAVYSPDTDGHFGLALDDYAHFTSPIRRYPDLNVHRTIKWALKEGAGAVEPDDGEALQVLGVHCSERERNAEQAGWNVVEALKCEYLEGRVGETFEGEVVGVTNFGLFVEIDTVRISGLVHISSLGRDYFQHEPEFHRLRGERSGQMFRLGDRMKVRLARVDSQERKIDFEPLAHRPLIGYSRGIGAKGRDQQANQWREL from the coding sequence ATGAGCACAACAGTGAAAATGACCTACGAACGCGTGTTTCAGCAGTTACGCCAAGCCGGCCAGCCCATGAGTTTTCGCGCGCTTTGCGCCGCTCTGGAGATCACTGAAAAGTCTGACAAGCGTCAGTTGACTGGTGTGCTGGAGGCGTTGGCGAACGAAGGCCGTGTGCTGGTCAATCGTCATGGCGACTACGGCGTGGTCGAGCAGATGGATTTGCTGCGTGGTGTGGTGCTGGGCCATCGCGATGGCTACGGGTTTCTCAAAACTGAGCGGCCAGGACCGGATTGGTTTCTGCCGCCGCGCCAGATGGCCCGGGTGTTTCCGGGCGACCGCGTGCTGGCCCGCCCGGGCGGGCATGATCGGCGCGGTCGCGAGAAGGCCAGCATCGTAGAGGTGCTGGAGCGCAACACCGAGGCTCTGGCCGGGCGTTTGAAGATCGATGCGGGGATCAGCTATCTGGTGCCCGAGAATCCGCAGATCAGCCAGCAGGTGCTGATTCCGCCAGATCAGCGCAATGGCGCCAACAATGGCGACATCGTTCAGGTGCGCATCACGCGGCAGCCCGAACGTGACGCCCAGCCGCTGGCCACGGTGGAACGTGTGCTGGGTGATGAACTTGATGTCGCCACGCGAATCGATGTTGCGATCACCGACTTCGGTTTGCCGCGCGAGTTTCCGGCGGCGGTGCTGCGTGAGGTCGAAAATCTGCCACGGCCGAGCCTCGACAAGCATGGCCGCGACATGCGCGAGATTCCGTTCGTAACCATTGATGGCGCCGACGCCAAGGACTTCGACGACGCGGTGTTTGCACGGCGCACACCCAAGGGCTGGCGGCTGTGGGTGGCGATTGCCGACGTGTCACGCTACGTGCGGCCAGGCACGGCGCTGGATCGTGAAGCGCAGGCCCGAGCCACCTCGGTGTATTTCCCCGGGCGGGTGATTCCGATGCTGCCGCCGGTGCTGTCGGACGATCTGTGTTCCCTGCGTCCGGACGAAGATCGCTACGCATTGATTGCCGAACTGGTTATCAGTGCTGAGGGCCAGCTGCGTTCCAGTCGCTTCTATCCGGGGCTGATTCGCTCACGCGCGCGCCTGATCTACGATGATGTTGCCGCCGAGTTGGATGCGCCTGACAGCCGTCATCCGCACATCAATACACTGCGGACGCTGTCTTCGTTGTTCGAGGCTTTGCACGCGGCGCGGCAGGTCCGCGGGGCGCTGGATTTCGAAGGCCGCGAGGTGTTCTTCGACATTGGTGATGACGGGCATCTGCGTGCGATTCGTCCGGTGACACGCAACCGCGCCCATCGCCTGATCGAAGAATGCATGATCATGGCCAACGTGGCCGCGGCGCGGTTCCTGCGCAACCGTAAGTTGCAGGCCCTCAACCGGGTGCATCCGCCGCCGCCGGCCGATGCGCTGGACGATTTCCGCAAGTTCCTGGCGGAATGGGGGCTCAAGCTGGGTGGGCGCAACAAGCCCCGCCCCAAGCACTATCAGGCAGTGCTGGACAGCGTGGCCGGCAAACCGGAGGCCGTGCTGGTGCAAGGTGCGCTGCTGCGTACCCTGAGTCAGGCGGTGTATTCACCCGATACCGACGGTCATTTCGGGCTTGCGCTGGATGATTACGCGCATTTCACGTCGCCGATACGGCGATATCCCGACCTCAATGTACACCGAACGATCAAATGGGCGTTGAAGGAGGGTGCCGGCGCGGTCGAGCCTGATGATGGTGAGGCCTTGCAGGTGCTTGGCGTGCATTGTTCGGAGCGTGAGCGCAATGCCGAACAGGCGGGCTGGAACGTGGTCGAGGCGCTCAAATGCGAGTACCTCGAAGGACGTGTTGGCGAAACCTTTGAAGGCGAGGTGGTCGGAGTGACCAATTTCGGGTTGTTTGTGGAAATCGATACGGTGCGCATTTCCGGACTGGTGCATATTTCCAGTCTGGGGCGTGACTATTTCCAGCACGAGCCGGAATTCCATCGCCTGCGCGGTGAGCGCAGCGGGCAGATGTTCCGCCTTGGTGATCGCATGAAAGTGCGTCTGGCGCGCGTCGACAGCCAGGAACGTAAGATAGACTTTGAACCCTTGGCCCATCGTCCGCTCATAGGCTACAGCCGTGGGATCGGTGCCAAAGGCCGTGACCAACAAGCAAATCAGTGGAGGGAACTATGA